One Fusobacterium ulcerans DNA segment encodes these proteins:
- the htpG gene encoding molecular chaperone HtpG, translated as MRKESKVFQAETKELLNLMINSIYTNKEIFLRELVSNASDAIDKLKFNSLTDSEILGEDKDFKITLSVDKEKRELTIADNGIGMTYEEVTENIGTIAKSGSKAFKEKLENASKDEIDIIGQFGVGFYSGFMAADTITLVTKSPYSDKGVKWISSGDGSYEIEEIDAEKRGTSITLSIKSGEDYDSFLEEWKIKDLVKKYSDYVRYPIYFNDEVINSTKPIWKTDKSTLKDEDYNEFYKSNFHDWEDPMMHFHLKVQGNIEYTSLLYIPKKAPMDFYTKDYKKGLQLYTKNVFIMDKCDELIPEYFSFIKGLVDCDNLSLNISREILQQNSELQAISRNLEKKIISEFEKLLKTDRDKYIEFWEAFGRNIKFGIHDMFGMNKDKLQNLLIFRSSLDEKYVTLKEYVERMGDRKEILYVVGEDLATVASLPKMEALKEKGMEVLLLTDKIDEFALKTMMEYDGKSFKSINDSDFKIDDSKEKEEEIKKLSEENKSLLDKIKESLSNKIVDVELSSDLGKAASSLLAKGSVSLEMEKVLSQIPGNEGVKAEKILALNPEHPVFKKLQSSENTETFNDLLDVLYTEALILEGFQIENPVDFIKKLNNLIK; from the coding sequence ATGAGAAAAGAATCAAAAGTGTTTCAGGCAGAAACAAAAGAATTACTTAACTTAATGATAAATTCTATCTACACAAATAAAGAAATATTTTTAAGAGAACTTGTATCAAATGCAAGTGATGCAATTGATAAGTTGAAATTTAACTCTCTTACTGATAGTGAAATATTAGGTGAAGATAAAGATTTTAAAATAACATTATCAGTAGATAAAGAAAAAAGAGAATTGACTATAGCAGACAATGGTATAGGAATGACTTATGAAGAGGTAACTGAAAATATAGGAACTATTGCTAAATCTGGTTCTAAAGCTTTCAAAGAAAAATTAGAAAACGCTTCAAAAGATGAAATAGATATTATCGGACAATTCGGAGTAGGTTTTTATTCTGGATTTATGGCTGCTGATACTATCACTCTTGTTACTAAATCTCCTTACTCTGACAAAGGGGTAAAATGGATATCTTCTGGAGATGGATCATATGAAATTGAAGAGATTGATGCAGAAAAAAGAGGAACATCTATAACTCTTTCTATAAAATCAGGGGAAGATTATGATAGTTTCCTTGAAGAATGGAAAATTAAAGATCTTGTTAAAAAATATTCTGATTATGTAAGATATCCAATCTACTTCAATGATGAAGTAATCAACTCTACAAAACCTATATGGAAAACTGACAAATCAACTTTAAAAGATGAAGATTACAATGAATTTTATAAATCTAATTTCCATGATTGGGAAGATCCAATGATGCATTTTCATCTAAAGGTACAAGGAAATATTGAGTATACTTCACTTTTATATATCCCTAAAAAAGCTCCTATGGATTTCTACACAAAAGACTATAAAAAAGGATTGCAGCTTTATACTAAAAATGTATTTATCATGGATAAATGTGATGAATTGATTCCTGAATACTTCAGCTTTATCAAAGGTCTTGTAGATTGTGATAACCTTTCACTTAACATTTCAAGAGAAATTTTACAGCAAAATAGCGAACTTCAAGCTATATCAAGAAATCTTGAAAAGAAAATAATCAGTGAATTTGAAAAACTTTTAAAAACAGACAGAGATAAATATATAGAATTCTGGGAAGCTTTTGGAAGAAATATAAAATTTGGTATCCATGATATGTTTGGAATGAATAAAGATAAACTTCAAAATCTTCTTATCTTCAGAAGCTCTCTTGATGAAAAATATGTTACATTAAAAGAATATGTAGAGCGTATGGGTGACAGAAAAGAAATTCTTTATGTAGTAGGAGAAGACCTAGCTACTGTTGCTTCTCTTCCTAAAATGGAAGCTTTAAAGGAAAAAGGAATGGAAGTTCTTCTGCTTACAGATAAAATAGATGAATTTGCTTTGAAAACTATGATGGAATATGATGGTAAATCATTTAAATCTATCAATGATTCAGACTTTAAAATAGATGACAGTAAAGAAAAAGAAGAGGAAATCAAAAAACTTTCAGAAGAAAATAAATCTCTTCTTGATAAAATAAAAGAATCTCTATCTAATAAAATAGTTGATGTAGAACTTAGCAGTGATTTAGGAAAGGCTGCATCTTCTCTTCTGGCAAAAGGAAGTGTTTCTTTGGAAATGGAAAAAGTTCTTTCTCAAATCCCTGGAAATGAAGGTGTAAAAGCTGAAAAAATACTTGCCCTAAATCCTGAACACCCTGTATTCAAGAAACTTCAATCTTCTGAAAATACAGAAACTTTCAATGATCTTCTTGATGTATTATATACTGAAGCATTGATTTTAGAAGGATTCCAAATAGAAAATCCTGTAGATTTCATTAAAAAATTAAATAATCTTATTAAATAA
- a CDS encoding TrkA C-terminal domain-containing protein, translated as MKNEIIDEVPVYQKIAIDIAKKIINGKYSLGEKLSGRSTLASEYRVSPETIRKSVYILKEFDILNISKGSGIEIRSIENAIRYMEQYGESQTIDSIKKDIHDWVKRQKKENEKLLNSITKLLEITDKFEAVNPFTPLAIRITPSMNFIGKTSAEVMFWNHTGATIFAIKHGDKTILSPGPQTVFQEGDILYFIGDEQSYDRVKNFFTSAIQS; from the coding sequence ATGAAAAACGAGATTATCGATGAAGTTCCTGTATACCAGAAAATAGCAATCGATATTGCCAAAAAAATAATTAATGGAAAATATAGCCTTGGAGAAAAACTTTCTGGAAGATCTACTCTTGCCAGTGAATACAGGGTTTCTCCTGAAACTATTCGTAAATCTGTATATATTTTGAAAGAATTTGATATATTAAATATTTCTAAAGGAAGCGGAATAGAAATAAGGTCTATTGAAAATGCTATCAGATATATGGAGCAATATGGAGAAAGTCAGACTATTGACAGTATAAAAAAAGATATTCATGATTGGGTAAAGAGACAGAAAAAAGAAAATGAAAAACTTCTAAATAGCATAACTAAGCTTTTAGAAATTACAGATAAATTTGAAGCTGTAAACCCTTTTACTCCTCTTGCTATACGTATTACTCCCAGCATGAATTTTATTGGAAAAACAAGTGCTGAAGTAATGTTTTGGAATCACACTGGAGCTACTATATTTGCTATTAAGCATGGTGACAAAACTATTCTTTCACCAGGACCACAAACTGTTTTTCAGGAAGGAGATATCCTTTATTTCATAGGAGACGAACAATCTTATGACAGAGTTAAAAACTTTTTTACCAGTGCTATTCAAAGTTAA
- a CDS encoding adhesion protein FadA, with protein MKKILLGCLLVVSSTAFAATDVMVTLEQLEQNFQQLEAEERAMYNQRKAEAEVAEKVLAEQKATYQQIIAQERRIADVKEFRYYKGQYNQLAKKYADAKRVLEDEMKKQEEIIYMFEIMK; from the coding sequence ATGAAAAAAATATTATTAGGATGTTTATTAGTAGTATCTTCAACAGCTTTTGCAGCAACGGATGTCATGGTAACGCTTGAACAGTTAGAGCAAAACTTTCAACAGTTGGAAGCTGAAGAGAGAGCTATGTATAATCAGAGAAAAGCTGAGGCTGAAGTAGCTGAGAAAGTATTAGCAGAACAAAAAGCTACATACCAGCAGATAATTGCTCAGGAAAGACGTATAGCAGATGTAAAAGAATTTAGATATTATAAGGGGCAATATAATCAGCTTGCAAAAAAATATGCAGATGCAAAAAGAGTTTTGGAAGATGAGATGAAAAAACAGGAAGAAATAATCTATATGTTTGAAATAATGAAATAG